Proteins encoded by one window of Verrucomicrobiia bacterium:
- a CDS encoding outer membrane protein transport protein, producing MSSCIVSAKYPRAAARGSLSVLTATLAATVGTVGTVGTHAEGFRSPTTGTAGLAATGGRIAFIDDASAVFHNPANLLELQRWEASAEPTFVHHSVRYTSPAGASARTEDPWKLLPHFFAGGPLVDDRVALGFGVSVPYGLSIDWGEGDALRYTAARYVELSSFNFNPSLAVRAADGLHLGFGLDVMYSELSLRRFMPLGLLTGIPGLPDGDLRLDGSGTGIGANFGVTWEFVPNHRLAATLRTPLNVNYDGNLLATGVPGVPGGALGAPFASRIRFPTILAVGYGWQITDAFRVEANLEWLEFSRFDTLPIGVPAAALGPFAGLLAPEIRQDWRDTLTVGVAGTWDLGSGWRLQASYQFFESPVPDHTFSPEIPDANQHAIAAGVGYRHGRHRLGLAYSRVFYADRRIASNQNPGFLGRYEVDVHLLSGAYGFSF from the coding sequence GTGTCGAGTTGCATCGTCTCCGCGAAATACCCTCGCGCCGCCGCCCGCGGGAGCCTCTCCGTCCTGACCGCCACCCTCGCCGCCACCGTCGGCACCGTCGGCACCGTCGGCACTCACGCCGAAGGCTTCCGCAGCCCCACCACCGGCACCGCCGGTCTCGCCGCCACCGGCGGCCGCATCGCCTTCATCGACGACGCCTCCGCAGTCTTTCACAACCCGGCCAATCTCCTCGAACTGCAGCGCTGGGAAGCCTCCGCCGAACCCACCTTCGTCCACCATTCCGTTCGCTACACCTCCCCCGCCGGCGCCTCCGCCCGTACCGAGGACCCATGGAAACTCCTCCCCCATTTCTTCGCCGGCGGACCCCTCGTCGATGACCGCGTCGCCCTTGGCTTCGGCGTCAGCGTCCCCTACGGCCTCTCCATCGACTGGGGCGAAGGCGACGCCCTGCGCTACACCGCCGCCCGCTACGTCGAGTTGAGCAGCTTCAATTTCAATCCCTCCCTCGCCGTCCGCGCCGCCGACGGCCTCCATCTCGGCTTCGGCCTCGATGTGATGTACTCCGAACTGTCCCTCCGCCGCTTCATGCCGCTCGGGCTCCTCACCGGCATCCCCGGACTCCCCGATGGCGACCTGCGCCTCGACGGCTCCGGCACGGGCATCGGCGCCAACTTTGGCGTCACCTGGGAGTTCGTCCCCAACCACCGCCTCGCCGCCACCCTGCGCACCCCCCTCAACGTCAACTACGACGGCAACCTCCTGGCCACCGGCGTGCCCGGCGTGCCCGGCGGCGCCCTCGGTGCCCCCTTCGCCAGCCGCATCCGTTTCCCCACCATCCTCGCCGTCGGCTACGGATGGCAGATCACCGACGCCTTCCGCGTCGAAGCCAACCTCGAATGGCTCGAATTCTCCCGCTTCGACACCCTGCCCATCGGCGTTCCCGCCGCCGCCCTCGGCCCCTTCGCCGGACTCCTCGCGCCCGAAATCCGTCAGGACTGGCGCGATACCCTCACCGTCGGCGTCGCCGGCACCTGGGACCTCGGCTCCGGCTGGCGCCTCCAGGCCAGCTACCAGTTCTTCGAAAGCCCCGTACCCGATCACACCTTCTCCCCCGAAATCCCCGACGCCAACCAGCACGCCATCGCCGCCGGAGTGGGATATCGGCATGGACGCCACCGCCTCGGGCTGGCCTACTCCCGGGTGTTCTATGCGGATCGCCGCATCGCCAGCAACCAGAACCCCGGCTTCCTCGGCCGCTACGAGGTGGATGTCCACCTCCTCTCCGGTGCCTACGGCTTCTCGTTCTGA
- a CDS encoding class I SAM-dependent methyltransferase, whose protein sequence is MSRDLLVTCRNSLGAPVRATPVRLSRYTALLEIYNPHSILQLSEVLAEFRINIGERCVYAGRGVVSSIVNTGIMVMCEVTLDDGWLDVDLFSPIAQPERLREEFQGFIANWRRLQAISPDFKVAVADFQMLLTELRRWLDQVELGVRSEPVGMRSEMEKRVLTSLELRIVEEANEWFGKFDAVASQVDEETRPAHRAYARRQIHPLVMCSPFVYRTFHKPLGYAGDYEMVNMILREPHEGATLFAKLVNALFLQNPPAQAHRNRIHHLRARLVEETARVAARGRRARIFNLGCGPAREVQLFLGENGESDEADFVLADFNTETLGFARGLLEELKGRHRRRTGLEYVEKSVHQLLKEAMRGGDGPMAGGFDFVYCAGLFDYVSDRVCRRLTELFYSMLAPGGLMLVTNVDASKPFRHSMDYLLEWHLIFRDRNQMRTLLPESVSAVERNVLADPIEVNLYLEARKPPEAAPAHG, encoded by the coding sequence GTGAGTCGCGACTTACTGGTCACGTGTCGGAACAGTCTTGGGGCGCCGGTGCGAGCGACGCCGGTACGACTGTCGCGGTACACGGCGCTCCTGGAGATCTACAATCCGCACAGCATTCTTCAGTTGTCGGAGGTGCTGGCGGAGTTTCGGATCAACATCGGGGAGCGGTGTGTGTACGCGGGGCGGGGGGTGGTGAGCAGCATCGTCAACACCGGCATCATGGTGATGTGCGAGGTGACGCTGGACGACGGGTGGCTGGACGTTGATTTGTTCTCGCCGATCGCGCAGCCGGAGCGGTTGCGGGAGGAGTTCCAGGGATTCATCGCCAACTGGCGGCGGCTGCAGGCGATCAGTCCGGACTTCAAGGTGGCGGTGGCGGATTTCCAGATGTTGCTGACGGAGCTGCGGCGGTGGCTGGACCAGGTGGAACTGGGGGTGCGATCCGAGCCGGTGGGGATGCGATCGGAGATGGAGAAGCGGGTTTTGACGTCGCTGGAGTTGCGGATTGTGGAGGAGGCGAACGAATGGTTCGGGAAGTTCGACGCGGTGGCGAGCCAGGTGGATGAGGAGACGCGACCGGCGCACCGGGCGTATGCGCGGCGGCAGATTCATCCGCTGGTGATGTGTTCCCCGTTTGTGTACCGGACGTTCCACAAGCCGCTGGGATACGCCGGGGACTACGAGATGGTGAACATGATTCTGCGGGAGCCCCACGAGGGGGCGACGCTGTTTGCCAAGCTGGTGAACGCGTTGTTTCTGCAGAATCCGCCGGCGCAGGCGCACCGGAACCGGATTCATCATTTGCGGGCGCGGCTGGTGGAGGAGACGGCGCGGGTGGCGGCGCGGGGACGGAGGGCGCGGATTTTCAATCTCGGGTGCGGGCCGGCCCGGGAGGTGCAGTTGTTCCTGGGGGAGAACGGGGAATCGGACGAGGCGGACTTTGTGCTGGCGGACTTCAACACCGAGACGCTGGGGTTTGCGCGGGGATTGCTGGAGGAGTTGAAGGGGCGGCACCGTCGGCGGACCGGGCTGGAGTATGTGGAGAAGTCGGTGCACCAGCTCTTGAAGGAGGCGATGCGGGGCGGGGACGGGCCGATGGCCGGGGGGTTTGACTTCGTGTATTGCGCGGGGTTGTTCGACTATGTTTCCGACCGGGTGTGCCGGCGGCTGACGGAGTTGTTTTACTCGATGCTGGCTCCGGGCGGGCTGATGCTGGTGACCAATGTGGATGCTTCGAAGCCGTTCCGGCACTCGATGGACTATCTGTTGGAGTGGCACCTGATCTTCCGGGACCGGAACCAGATGCGGACGCTGCTGCCGGAGAGCGTGTCGGCGGTGGAGCGGAACGTGCTGGCGGACCCGATCGAGGTGAACCTGTATCTCGAGGCCCGCAAACCCCCGGAGGCGGCGCCCGCGCATGGCTGA
- a CDS encoding response regulator, whose product MAELGKEVLSAFRRHERSIGLQRLRLGCWIAMALTPPGLVIDVLYYKPKQDVSVDIIVLLFIRLICTAAILPILYLSWQRFGIRHYRLLGVLLAAAPALCMALIIGVTDGTASPYYAGLNLVLLGVGMVMQWTLVQSLSAAVMVIVMYLGAVILSPSSFQAGIFLNNIWFMLLTSIIVVIGSQVSSKLRFSDFVSRHNLDRSRHDLEATNERLGETNQRLAETNQRMRELDELKGRFFANISHELRTPLTLLLGPIEHLSQHPAIVRDERLREYVGTMQDNALRLLKLINDLLDLVRLDAGQFRLHKVRFEVATFTAGLLNAVRRFAEDRGLRVSCNNAPELSEMCGDPDKLEKVLLNLLFNSIKFTPAGGEVRLNGYRDGPWVVFEVRDTGMGISPENLAQLFQRFWQADSSSHRKYQGAGLGLALVKELVEAHGGEVMARSEVGKGTTMTVRLPLEGEGEAAKGTGRAAAPAGEKGNEATGHGTAGGDAGPAGVAVGAASRPVEGDGGRNGSGAGEEEVEGEGVEAGVEAGGSGTPAGFETRRHLAALYKRAELHASITPLRASLRPWDPGRGGNRPEILVVDDEPDMLRFLRSQLEDDYQVREAVDGDQATVMASQYLPDAVVCDMMLPEKDGLQVCRELRANHTTRSLPFLMLTARADDETKLAALGAGASDFLPKPFSTAELKLRLKNLVDAHRLQEELARQNRKLASTLEELRETEMQLVQAEKMASLGRLSAGIIHEINNPLNFARTGLHVLKRHSQHIPAELREEYDEVLQDIGDGIVRVSTIVGDLRQFSHPQGDAVAEVDVGTAVEAALRFLSADWKDGRVDVANEIPEGFVVYANRNKLVQVLLNLCQNAIDAMRDHPPAEGKARLQLRAWQEDGRRRLGVRDNGPGIPANHLAHIFEPFYTTKDVGKGMGLGLSICYRIMEEVGGRITVDTEEGQYCEFVLDFPDRFDDKEAEG is encoded by the coding sequence ATGGCTGAGCTTGGCAAGGAGGTGTTGTCGGCATTTCGCCGGCACGAGCGGTCGATCGGGCTGCAGCGGCTCCGGCTCGGGTGCTGGATTGCGATGGCGCTGACGCCGCCGGGCCTGGTGATCGACGTGCTGTATTACAAGCCGAAGCAGGATGTGTCGGTGGACATCATCGTGCTGCTGTTCATCCGGCTGATCTGCACGGCGGCGATCCTGCCGATCCTGTACCTGTCGTGGCAGCGTTTCGGAATCCGGCATTACCGGCTGCTGGGGGTGCTGCTGGCGGCGGCGCCGGCATTGTGCATGGCGTTGATCATCGGGGTCACCGACGGGACGGCGTCGCCGTATTACGCCGGGCTGAATCTGGTGCTGCTCGGGGTGGGGATGGTGATGCAGTGGACCCTGGTACAGAGTCTGTCGGCGGCGGTGATGGTCATCGTCATGTATCTGGGGGCGGTGATTCTGTCGCCGTCGTCGTTCCAGGCGGGGATCTTCCTGAACAACATCTGGTTCATGCTGCTGACCTCGATCATCGTGGTGATTGGGAGCCAGGTGAGCAGCAAGCTTCGGTTCAGCGACTTCGTGTCACGGCACAATCTGGACCGGAGCCGGCACGATTTGGAGGCGACCAACGAGCGTCTTGGGGAGACGAACCAGCGTCTGGCGGAGACGAACCAGCGCATGCGGGAGCTGGACGAGCTGAAGGGCCGGTTCTTCGCGAATATCAGTCATGAGCTGCGTACGCCGCTGACCCTGCTGCTGGGGCCGATCGAGCATCTTTCGCAGCACCCGGCGATCGTCCGGGACGAGCGTCTGCGGGAGTATGTGGGGACGATGCAGGACAACGCGCTGCGATTGTTGAAGCTGATCAACGATCTGCTGGACCTGGTGCGGCTGGATGCGGGGCAGTTCCGTCTGCACAAGGTGCGGTTCGAGGTGGCGACCTTCACGGCGGGATTGCTGAACGCGGTGCGACGGTTTGCGGAGGACCGGGGATTGCGGGTGAGCTGCAACAACGCGCCGGAGTTGTCAGAGATGTGCGGGGACCCGGACAAGCTGGAGAAGGTCCTGCTGAATCTGTTGTTCAACAGCATCAAGTTCACCCCGGCGGGGGGCGAGGTGCGATTGAACGGGTATCGGGACGGGCCCTGGGTGGTCTTCGAGGTGAGGGACACGGGCATGGGGATCTCGCCGGAGAACCTGGCGCAGCTTTTCCAGCGCTTCTGGCAGGCCGACAGCTCGTCGCACCGGAAGTACCAGGGAGCCGGACTGGGCCTGGCCCTGGTGAAGGAGCTGGTGGAGGCGCACGGCGGCGAGGTGATGGCGCGGAGCGAGGTGGGGAAGGGGACCACCATGACCGTGCGGCTGCCGTTGGAGGGCGAAGGGGAGGCTGCCAAGGGGACGGGGCGGGCCGCGGCGCCGGCCGGGGAGAAGGGGAACGAGGCGACAGGACACGGGACGGCAGGCGGCGACGCGGGGCCCGCGGGCGTGGCGGTGGGTGCGGCGTCCCGGCCGGTGGAGGGCGACGGAGGGAGGAACGGGTCCGGGGCCGGGGAGGAGGAGGTGGAAGGGGAGGGGGTGGAGGCCGGGGTCGAGGCTGGGGGGTCGGGGACGCCGGCGGGGTTTGAGACGCGGCGGCACCTGGCGGCGCTGTACAAGCGGGCGGAGCTGCATGCGAGCATCACGCCGTTACGGGCGAGTCTGCGGCCGTGGGATCCGGGACGGGGTGGGAATCGCCCGGAGATCCTGGTGGTGGACGACGAGCCGGACATGCTGCGGTTTCTGCGGAGCCAGTTGGAAGACGATTACCAGGTGCGGGAGGCGGTGGACGGCGATCAGGCGACGGTGATGGCCTCGCAGTATCTGCCGGACGCGGTGGTGTGCGACATGATGCTACCGGAGAAGGACGGGCTGCAGGTTTGCCGGGAGTTGCGGGCCAATCACACCACCCGATCGCTGCCGTTCCTGATGCTGACGGCGCGGGCGGACGACGAGACGAAGCTGGCGGCGCTGGGGGCGGGGGCGAGCGACTTCTTGCCGAAGCCGTTTTCGACGGCGGAATTGAAGCTGCGTTTGAAGAACCTGGTGGATGCGCACCGGCTGCAGGAGGAGCTGGCGCGGCAGAACCGGAAGCTGGCTTCGACTCTGGAGGAGCTGCGGGAGACGGAGATGCAGCTTGTGCAGGCGGAGAAGATGGCGTCGCTCGGGCGTCTCAGCGCGGGGATCATCCACGAGATCAACAATCCTCTGAACTTTGCGCGGACCGGGCTGCACGTCCTGAAGCGGCACAGCCAGCATATTCCGGCGGAACTGCGCGAGGAGTACGACGAGGTGTTGCAGGACATCGGGGACGGCATCGTGCGGGTTTCGACGATTGTGGGGGATTTGCGGCAGTTCAGTCATCCCCAGGGCGACGCCGTGGCGGAGGTGGATGTGGGGACGGCGGTGGAGGCGGCATTGCGGTTCCTGTCGGCGGACTGGAAGGACGGGCGGGTGGACGTGGCGAACGAGATTCCGGAGGGATTCGTGGTGTACGCGAACCGGAACAAGCTGGTGCAGGTGTTGCTGAACCTGTGTCAGAACGCGATCGACGCGATGCGGGACCATCCGCCGGCGGAGGGCAAGGCGCGGCTGCAATTGCGGGCGTGGCAGGAGGACGGGCGACGGCGGCTGGGGGTACGGGACAACGGCCCGGGCATCCCGGCGAACCACCTGGCGCACATTTTCGAACCGTTTTACACGACGAAGGACGTTGGCAAGGGCATGGGGCTCGGGTTGAGCATCTGCTACCGGATCATGGAGGAGGTTGGGGGGCGGATCACGGTGGACACGGAGGAGGGGCAATACTGCGAATTCGTCTTGGACTTTCCCGATCGGTTTGACGATAAGGAAGCCGAAGGATAA
- a CDS encoding response regulator, with the protein MNSIYDYKRFAILYVDDEEKSLKYFTRAFTDTFRIFTANSAQEGYRILEDHQDEIGVVMTDQRMPGEQGVQFLERARRLRPQIIRILATAFADLDAAISAVNSGAIYKYVTKPWEPTELETTLKRSLEFFSVQIERDLLLREKLSVLHRLLITDRVLSLGVLAAGLGRHVRHALEAVGTFLELAPNMAGSEVVDLDRLREPNFWEALHNHAHGRLRFILGLLDDLAEDRGASFRFDQEVRLREAVDEGIQPIAGDLATRRIEVANLVPADLPAVLVDPRRFRKLFSFLLRHELATLPEGSVVRIEASLRPSGGDRAEEIDVFVTDNGKGIPPQTVLSLFDPLQVDGQPTSESEMYLMAVYFIVYHHGGRIQVGQPAGRGLALTLTLPLRPKPSEPGDETRDFLVRAMTNERLWDRLLAGV; encoded by the coding sequence ATGAACTCGATCTACGATTACAAGCGGTTCGCCATTCTCTATGTGGATGACGAAGAGAAGTCGCTGAAGTACTTCACGCGCGCATTCACGGACACGTTTCGCATCTTCACGGCGAACAGCGCGCAGGAGGGGTATCGAATTCTGGAGGACCACCAGGATGAGATCGGCGTGGTGATGACGGATCAGCGCATGCCTGGGGAGCAGGGCGTGCAGTTCCTGGAACGGGCCCGGAGGCTGCGGCCGCAGATCATCCGGATCCTGGCCACGGCGTTCGCCGACCTGGACGCGGCAATCTCGGCGGTGAACAGCGGCGCCATCTACAAGTACGTGACCAAGCCGTGGGAGCCGACGGAGCTGGAGACCACGCTGAAGCGGAGTCTCGAGTTCTTCTCGGTGCAGATCGAGCGGGACCTGTTGCTGCGGGAGAAGCTCTCCGTGCTGCACCGGCTGTTGATCACCGACCGGGTGTTGAGCCTTGGGGTGCTGGCGGCGGGTCTCGGCCGGCACGTCCGGCACGCGTTGGAGGCGGTGGGGACGTTCCTCGAGCTGGCGCCGAACATGGCGGGATCGGAAGTGGTGGACCTGGACCGGTTGCGGGAGCCGAACTTCTGGGAGGCGCTGCACAACCATGCCCACGGGCGGCTGCGGTTCATCCTGGGGTTGCTGGACGACCTGGCGGAGGACCGCGGCGCCAGCTTCCGGTTTGACCAGGAGGTGCGGTTGCGCGAGGCGGTGGACGAGGGGATCCAGCCGATTGCCGGGGATCTGGCGACGCGACGGATCGAGGTGGCCAATCTGGTTCCCGCGGATCTGCCGGCCGTGCTGGTGGATCCGAGGCGGTTCCGGAAGCTCTTCTCGTTCCTGCTGCGCCATGAGCTGGCGACGCTGCCCGAGGGTTCCGTGGTCCGCATCGAGGCGAGCCTGCGTCCTTCCGGAGGGGACCGGGCGGAGGAGATCGACGTGTTCGTGACGGACAACGGCAAGGGAATTCCGCCGCAGACGGTGTTGTCCTTGTTCGACCCGCTGCAGGTGGACGGTCAGCCCACGTCGGAGTCGGAGATGTACCTGATGGCGGTGTACTTCATTGTGTACCACCACGGCGGGCGGATCCAGGTGGGGCAACCGGCCGGGCGGGGTTTGGCGTTGACCTTGACGCTGCCCTTGCGGCCGAAGCCGAGCGAGCCTGGGGACGAGACGCGGGATTTCCTGGTGCGGGCGATGACCAACGAGCGGCTTTGGGATCGGCTGCTGGCCGGGGTCTAG